GCAGTTCCGCTTCCGGATCATCCTTCTTTAAGTAGATGCGAAACTGGTTCGAGCTAGCCGTCGCATCTTCCAGTATGTAAAACACAAACAGGTCTTCCCGCTCGGCCAAAGCCTTTTTGCCAAACTCGGCAAACGTGCGCACGTAGTCGGCGCCGGGGTCTGGCGCGCCGATCACATACTCCTGTCCGTTCTCCGTCGCGGCCACAAAGTCCTGAATGAACTTGTCTCTGGCAGCAAAATCAGCCTTGTTCTCCTGCCCGATCAGGCAGCGAAAATTCCACTCAAACCATGCGCTCGCCCCGCGGTCCCCACCGTAGCCCAGCGCCAGATGATAACGATCTTCCATCTTCAACGACCTTCCTTCTTCCATAAAGTGCGTGCCCGCTCATAATCGGCCGGCGTGTTCATATTGAGAAAAGGCGGCGGTTCATAAGCCGCATACCGTTCAATCGGCACATATCCCACCTGTAACTTCGCCAAAAAACGCTTCATCGCATTCTCCCCGTTCTGTAAACAGGATGCCGCAATTTCGCGCACTTGTCCATGATACAGCGCACAGACCGGATACAAGCGCTCCCCCTCCTGCGGCACGACCGCCTGCAGGCCGGGCTGCTCCTCCAGCACCTGCGCCAAGTCTTGTAAAATGCCGGCCTGCAGAAAAGGCAGATCACAGGCGACCAGACAAGCTTTTTCGTCCGCGGGCAGGCCGGTCAGTCCGGCATGAAGTCCGGCCAGCGGACCTTGACCCGCATATTCGTCGAGGACGGCTCGTACATTAAGTTGTACAAGACGTTCCAACTCCCTCTCCTCAGCGGCCACCACGACCACTTCGCTGCAGATCTCCTGCAAAGTTTCCAGCGTATGGAGCAAGAGCGGACGCTCATCA
The window above is part of the Tumebacillus sp. BK434 genome. Proteins encoded here:
- a CDS encoding molybdenum cofactor guanylyltransferase, whose product is MRGILLCGGASRRMGRRKEWLTFDERPLLLHTLETLQEICSEVVVVAAEERELERLVQLNVRAVLDEYAGQGPLAGLHAGLTGLPADEKACLVACDLPFLQAGILQDLAQVLEEQPGLQAVVPQEGERLYPVCALYHGQVREIAASCLQNGENAMKRFLAKLQVGYVPIERYAAYEPPPFLNMNTPADYERARTLWKKEGR